Below is a window of Camelina sativa cultivar DH55 chromosome 11, Cs, whole genome shotgun sequence DNA.
ATTTCAAATATAGAACTGTTTTGTATTTCTTAAGTCTTCTTAATATAAAAGATAACCCCAACTATATAAATGGAATCCATGTGCTGACATATGCTAGTTTGATATTAGTTTTTCAAGTgactcaaaataatattttagccAACAAAATCGTCTTTGGATATTTCCCTTATAAACAACTCAACAAATTTTGCGCAGCATTTGATATACGTAGAAGAGTAAGGTTGGAAATGAAGCAACATACCTTCCTTAGCTACATGGGTGTTTGTATTATCGCTGGATTCCATTAGTCGAGCTGGTCGCTTCCTCACATAGTCGTCCTGCAGCGGTTTCGGGATTTGAAACGAGAACTGTGAAAGTTTCACCCCTTCTCTTATGTATTCGGGGTTGTCATTCAAGTACCTACAAGCCAGCAATGAGGTTTATAATGATGTAAAGAAGCCGTCTATATGTTACTGAAAACAATTTGGTAAATCACTAACCAAGTCAGCCAATAAtgagatttatgttttttcataaCTGCCTAACTCTACACATCACCAAAGGACAATACTTGAGGTTTCATCTATACGTTCCTACTAATTCTATATATAGGTTGGGGAAGATGGTAAGGACAGtgatacattatatataatcaGACATAAAAAAGTTAAACTGTGTAACAACAGAAGTGTTACgaaaactaaaatgtggaaaTGGAGTGCTAGAAGAACTAACTTTTGGACCTCCACGGTTGATCGAAGCTTCTTTCCTGAAGGAGCAACATAATAGCTGAAACGACCACGACGAAAGAGTTACAAAGAAAGAATGAGTCGACATAAAATGAGAGAATAGTAATAAGACGTACACATCGGCAAATCTGGTACCACCTTCACCTCTAATCCGAAGTAAACGTTGCCAGCCAGTTGGTGGACGAGAGATGTTAGGCTTATCAATAGCCCAAAGACGTGTTCCATCTTGATAGATATCAGCAGGAACATCACAAGAGATGTTTGGCTTCCACTCACATGCTGTTTCGCAGAAGAAGGGGTTCTCTAGAAGATTTTCCCTAATCTCTTCATACTTCTGCATCGAAGGCATGAGCCTCCACTTGAAACAACTTGCACACTGAACCGTGAAAGCGCCAATGGAAGGCGAAAGCGACAGTGTTCTGGATGACAGAGGCTGAGATTGAATTGGTAGAACTTCATCTTCAGTATCATTTCCCTTAGAGTCATAAACCACCAACTTATTCTCGCCTCTATCCTCCATCAGTTCAATAGGTGAAGCCGATCCCGAACCATGGACAGCTCGAGAATCCATCTCAACTGAGAAAGGGGTAACATTTCCTTCTTCCTTTATGTTGTTGGCTTTGTTTTCATAGCGTGACTGCGACATACTCGACAAAATCTACCTGTATATAAACCCGAAATGCCAAACGGAGTTAACAAGGTTCATGCATCACAATAACAAACACTAGTCTAGTAGTCTCTCTATGGACATGAACAAGAAAACATCAGATTGATACGAGTAGAGAACAGTAAACAGTAGAAACCCTCGACCATTGATTTCAATCTCACAATTAACAATAACCatagaacaaagaaaacaacaataatcACGGCAACGAACGAGCCAACGTGAGCTGATATAGAGAGGAGAtccaagagaagaaaaaaaaaaaaacccatttcAATTTCATCGAACGAACCGAAACAAAgatttaaaataccaaaaaaaaaagaaaaaagaagaatcattacacaaggaagaagacaaaCGGACCAGGGTTGCAGAGATCGGTGAGCGAAGGCTCTAAAAGATGGTTGCGAAAGAGATAGTCCTTTTAATTTGACAATCTCATTTTTGGAGACAGAGCCATTTCGGACAAGAGAGCTTTTAGATTTTGTTGGTGTGGTTGCTGCCTAGACAGAAATGGGTaaaatggagaaagagagagagagaaagaatttATTTTGCGTAAACGTATTTATCATTTGTTGTTACAAATTAATTCTTCAATTTTTACATTCACTCGACAACGTTTGATGTCAAAactactcattttttttttgtaatggacAAGGAAAGAAGCCtccttataatttatttaaactgaaaaaacacaaaactacaAACAGACATGCCTTGGAAACGCAGTTCCGCGGACATCATCCTCAATAAACGTCTCAGCAATAGCTGGTACAGAGTCTAAAGTATGAAAACCTAAAGGCAAAGTAAATGCATAGTTGGCTAACTCGTTTGCAAGACGGTTAGCTTCCCTATAAATGTGTGAAatacggactatccagtcccgAGATATAAAGCCTTGGCACAAGCGTACCAAGAACGACAACAGGTGAGCCTCACTAATCCCTACCTGCAAAAAACCAACCACTAACTCCGAATCAACCTCCAACTCCAACCGTACTACACTCTTCCCCCATGCAATATGAAGCCCGTAGTACACCCCCCCCCCCNNNNNNNNNNNNNNNNNNNNNNNNNNNNNNNNNNNNNNNNNNNNNNNNNNNNNNNNNNNNNNNNNNNNNNNNNNNNNNNNNNNNNNNNNNNNNNNNNNNNNNNNNNNNNNNNNNNNNNNNNNNNNNNNNNNNNNNNNNNNNNNNNNNNNNNNNNNNNNNNNNNNNNNNNNNNNNNNNNNNNNNNNNNNNNNNNNNNNNNNNNNNNNNNNNNNNNNNNNNNNNNNNNNNNNNNNNNNNNNNNNNNNNNNNNNNNNNNNNNNNNNNNNNNNNNNNNNNNNNNNNNNNNNNNNNNNNNNNNNNNNNNNNNNNNNNNNNNNNNNNNNNNNNNNNNNNNNNNNNNNNNNNNNNNNNNNNNNNNNNNNNNNNNNNNNNNNNNNNNNNNNNNNNNNNNNNNNNNNNNNNNCCCCCCCCCCCACAATTCTGCCAAAGGTGCCGAACAAATACCAATATTAAACGCAAAACCCCCACACCATTTACCCATCGAGTCCCGCAGAGTACCTCCAGCCGTAGCTAAACCCGGGTTACCACGAGAAGCACCGTCACTGTTCAGTTTGAGCCATCCCTCCATTGGTTTGTGCCACTTAACCATATTCAGAACGCGGTCCCCCACTCTATTCCTCACATTCTCACGCTTATGTACTTGAGTAACTTCAATCGCCAAGTCCTTGAGAACTTTACTCTGTCCCGACATTTACCAACTTCTCCAAACACATAGCCACATCTCCACTTCCACCCCCCACCAGACACCCAAGGCAAAGATAGTAGACCAAACATACACAGAAGTCGCATTCTTCATAGACAAGTTCCTGTACAACCATACAAATAACGTATCACTAAAAAATTGTTGTCGTTAACGAACCGGCACAATCCTTCTCCATAAACCTGCTATCGAGGGACAGTCGCGTAACACATGCATAATAGTTTCCTCACCCCCTTTGCAAACCTGACAAGTGCTAGTATCTCCCAGATGTCTTCGAAAGCATTCCACGTTCGTCAATATAACCTGCTGCCCCACCAACCAGAGAAACGAACGCACTCTCTCGGGACTAAGAACATGCCAAACTCGATCATAAAAACTCGACATATCCTGTATGGGCTGTTGATTCTGAACCAATAATGTATAAGCTGACTTCACCGTAAAAGTACCATCAGCAGTTTCACCCCATGAGAGACGATCACACGCTCCAGTCACATTATCCACTACCACCGCAGCCAACTCTAGACGCATGTGCTGTGATATGTAAGGCAGAATCCTATCCAACAGCCAACCCTCTCCATCACGCCAGAAATCTTTAACCCTAAGCTCAGCATAGCCAAGCGGTAGCTGTAATCTCACCGAATCTCGCAATGGTGTATTAGATAGCCATCGGTCCGCCCAAAAACGTGTAATAGCACCGTTACCAACAACCCATTTGGATCCCCGCATGACTACCTCTGTTAGACCTACAAGCACACTACGCCACACCGCAGACTTTGGAAGCTTTGTGACAATCCAACGATGATCATGGATCCCTCCCACTCTATATTTGCTTTGCAAAACTCTGGACCACAAACTTGTGCAATCATTTAGTACTCGCCAGCCAACTTTAGCTACTAATGATTTATTCATTTCCTTAGACGCCCTGATTCCAAGTCCCCCTTCACTCTTTGGAAGACACACTCTGTCCCAAGCTACCAAATGCATCTTCCGCTTCTCTGAAGTATTTCCCCACAAGAAAGACCTCGACACCTTATCCAGACTATTTAACACCGAAGCCGGCAAATATATTGTACTCATCGTATGTATTGGAATGGAAGCTAAAACGGACTTAGTCAAAGTTAGCCTCCCTGCAAAACTCAAACAATGCCCTTTCCATCCTAACAGACGTGAGGACACTCGCTCAAGAACTTCCCCAAAAGTTTCTTTATTGATCCGCTTATGCAATATTGGCATGCCTAAATATTTGCCCAACTCTCGTGTTTGCTTTATCCCACTCTCATCACTGATGGACTTCCCCAAGACAAGGATATGGGCTTCGCCAAACTAACCTTttgtcctaaagctacacataACTTCTCCAACACTCTGCGTATCACTCTAATCTGAGATACTGAAGCTTCTGCAAACAGAATCAAATCGTCAGCGAAACAAACATGGGAAAGTCTGGGACCACCACGAGACAAGGATATGGGCTTCCATTCCTTGGTTGCAACGGAGTTATCAATCATTTGGCAAAGTCGCTCAAGGCACAAAACAAACAGATACGGCGACAATGGATCACCCTGTCACAACCCACGAGATGGTTTGAATGGTTCTGTCTTCTCACCATTCCAAAGAATGGTCATGGAAGGATTTATAACACACTCTAGTATCCACTTAATCCAACACTCATCAAAACATGCAACCCGCAAGGTATCCTCCAGGAAATCCCAACGAATCATGTCATAAGCTTTCTCCAAATCCAATTTCAAAAGCATCCACCCCTTAAGACCTTTCTTCCTCTGCATTGAGTGCACAGCTTCTTGAACAACCACGATGTTATCAATACTTAACCTGCCCGGAATGAAACTGGACTGAGCAGGACGAATCAAACCTCCAATGACACGCTTCAGCCTGATAACCATCATCTTGGTAATGGTCTTAAACAGAACATTGCATAAACTAATTGGGCAGAATTGGACTATACGTTCTGGCGTAGGAATCTTTGGTATAAGAACCACTAGAGCATCATTTGTGTCTGAAGGCAAAATCCCTGAGGTAAATATGTCAAGAACAAACCTCACCACTGATTCTCGAACCACCTCCCAACACTCTTGATAGAAGACAGGTTGATATCCATCCGGACCTGGAGCTTTAAACTTCCCCATACTGCGAACAGCTTCTTCCACCTCCGATGCGGTAAAAACTCTGTTCAACCACTCTCTATCTTCTCGCAGAAGACTAGCAAAACCCTCCTGCGATAGTTTATCAACCACCATAGGTACATCATCGAGCGATTATAGCCTATGATAGTATTGAACTGCGAGATTCTCGAGTTCTGGTGCATCCGAGATCCACTGGTCCTCATCATTTCTGAGCATTTCAACCCTGTTATGACGTCTCCGTATAACAGTATGAGTATGAAAGTACTTTGTATTTCTGTCCCCAAGTGCCACCCATTTCTCTCTTGACTTTTGAAACCATAAGACTTCCTCTTGTTCTAACACCTCCTCGAACTGTTTCAACAAAACCTCCTCCTGGCTCAGCATGTCATCTGATGGAGCCAAATCAAGTGCATCCTGCACTATCTTAAGTTCTTGTATGATACCATCCTTCCGCTTTTGAATATCTCCAAAAACATCTCTATTCCACTTCTTAAGCTTGAGACTTAACGCATTCAAAGCCTCCAAAGTAGTTAGGTTAACGTCCCATGAGGCAACCAGCAAGTCTTTAAAGCTTGGATGCGTCAACCAAGCTGCCTCAAATCAAAATGGTCTCCGTCCTGGATCTCTTGCAACTGCAGGACACAGTTGGATATAAATTTATCTTTGAAAAAATCTCGGAAGATCCAACACACATAGTATGGCGTGCTAAAGCGGATGTACGAGAATGGTGTCGGATTGTTTCAAACCCAGTCGCCCCATCGTCTTTAAAGCCAAAACCAACTCAATCTATGCTCAAGTGCAATTATGATGCAAGCTATGATCCTCTTTATCAAGTGGTACAGGGCGGGTGGATTTTGTGCGATAACTGTGGCATTTCCAATGGCTGGGGTTCATCGAGTATGGGGTATGCTTCATCACCATTAGAAGCTGAAGGTAAAGCTCTGTTAAATGCGATGCAACAAACGTGGATACGGGAATAAGAAAGGTAGTCTTTGAAGGAGATTGCGAGATATTAATCAAGATGCCGAACAAGTCGACTTACATTGCTTCGATTGAAGGTGTTTATCAAGATATATTACACTGGTCACAATCCTTTGATCTAATCCAATTTGTTTACACTCcaagaaattataataatacaGCTCATGTCTTAGCAAAATTCGGATGTACTACACAACCTTTTTATTCAGCATGTTTCCATCCCCCTGTATGGTTAACAAAAACTCTTTGTAAAGATTACtatttataatctatataaattcctttttgacgaaaaaaaaaacaaacaagatcgTCACACATCTTACTTATATCGATAATATGTTGACATgtgttaattataaatttattaaaacattaaaaaaaaaattaaaaagtaaaatttctaaacctattataaaaaagaaatccactaactatcaatatttgttaattctttctttttattattttaatttaattatgttgtaatatttttagattttagttatattagttagtttttgttcaaaaaaaaagttatattagttagttaaatttgatttcttattagaaatttgtgatgattttaaaatatcttattatattattttgaattttgtttctttagttaAGAATATGTAagatcaatatttattttttccttaattttttaatgttgtagtatttttaaattgtttttagtttatattttatatctctaaattATCTAATACTCATATATcatcgtgcttataatttttaatttttaattctattaTATCAAATTCACTATCTTcgaatttctcaaattttatcgggttggtcataaactcattgcactcgtgtagatatatatactttttttgtcaacaaaagaatcagctcaaacgagccaatttggGGGGAAAATTgtctacaaataaaatatggtgCGGAGACACACGCGTCTGGTGTGGCTAAAGAATCCGCTCGTACATTAGCATTGCGAGAAACATAAAGCAAAGAGAAGGTAGAGAACTCTTCCCTATCCATCTGAATGTCGTCGAGGTATGTTGCAAAGGCTGGCCAATCAgtaggagaagacaccatcttcaccaagtctgagcagtcGGTCAGGAAAACCACATCCCGGAAGTCGTGTCCAATCATGCAGCGCATCGCCCATATGAGGGCTTCAACTTCGGCATGTAACGGGGATAAACTTTGCCGGAAATTTGTCGCTCCAAGCACCGGTGGCGAACCTTGTGATGGGTTACAGCAGcatcctgcacctgcaaaaacaTCAGTCGccttccaagagccatcaacatAACATCTATATCCCGTGAAAACCGGGGAAAGCGATGAGTCCGCGCGAGGCCCGGACGGTGGACGCATAGGGGGGATGGAATATCCTCCCCTTCGACGTCCACCTGAGCCTTCCACCAAGTCAAAGCCTCGCCTTCCGCCACCCGGACGACCTCATCCGGGCGTTCACAAAGGTTCTCAAAAACGCGGGCATTCTGagccttccaaatgtaccataTCAGCCAGGAAAACACGGAAACCTGTGAAGCCGGACCTTTAGGATCTAAATAATGATCGACATTAGCATACACAGAACCCGTCGGGAAGAGATGTGGCCCTACTGGTACATGGGCTAACGCCCAGACTTGTCGGGCCGGCGGACACAAAAATATGGCATGATTGATATCCTTCTCCTCCATTCCACGCCGTGTAGAAACAGCATTGCAACTCACCCCCTGACGGCGCAAGTTAGCCGATACCGAAATACACCCCGATAatacttgccacataaaatgctgGATTTTCAGTGGACAATGTACCTGCCAAACCCAAGCAAGTAGTGGAGTAATCGCCAGGCCAGAGCCCAATGCCCGAAAAGGGCCTTGAACATCCAATCGTGTCGTCTCATACCCAGATTTGACCGTATATTTCCCAGTTTTAGTAAAGTGTCATCCTAGAGAGTCGTCCTTTGGGCAACGACTTAGAGGTATTGGCTCTATCAGAGCAACATCCACAGGATCGAAGTGCTGAGTGAGAAGATCCGTACGCCAAGAATTCGTTTGACGATCAATCAAAAGGGGTAACCGGAGAGTTGGGTCCTTAAAAGGACCGTTACTTAAAGCTAGTCTCGGGAATTGAGCCGGAACCCAGGGATCCCTCCATATCGAAATGGAGGTCCCTGAGCCAACCCGTGTAATAAACCCTTTGTTCACAAGAGAGCGAGCAGAGACGATACTCCTCCACCCATACGAGGGTGAATAACATCGTATTGGATCCATAAGATTTGTGTTTCGATAATATGAAactataaattagtgtattaaagtaaaaacttatctctaattaagaatatttatatatttaattctagaaaatatatttcatttacaaaaaatattaatatattctttcaaaattttattttatttcttctgtCCCTAATAGATTAATGTTTTACGATATATTTCTGTCtttaaaagattgatgttgtagataaaaaaattaacataactttttttactttatgtttttttcatatgtcattaatcattaatttaatagtttatattttctctatctACTCAAAAGTAATTATaacttaatttataaatataaattaaatttttcttaatacGTGTGATAAtgtcaaaacatcaaaaaaaaccGCGCATCGAaaggtcctaatctagttaacTATATAGGATTAagagaatatttgtatttaataggATTCTGAAAAATTGcggttatttttttcttcataaatctggttataatatacaaatctttttttgggTGCCAATACTCGTTTTTACTCATCTCAATACgaaaagaaaatgattcaaaaatctcaaaatttaaacataatatAGAAAGCATAATATAGAAAGACATTTTGCAATACCAGTAGATCGACATAATTTCTAGACAATTTTAGAAAAAGGTCACATAGTGGTTTGGTACATGATTAGATTAGATGATAAGATATTTTACGACCGAAACATTAGATGATAAGATGGTCACTTTTAAAAGACGAAGTGATATTGACAAAAGAATTACTAGGGCCGTGATTCTTGCCGAATTTATTTGAGAGAGTCGGGTTTTATAGTCGTGTTGAGTTTGCTTTTAAGACACAAAGCGGAGGTTTGGGATCTCTCTTATaacaatcaataaattattGGTAGCAGTACCACATAATCGAGATCTTGAAAGTGTTGGTGTTTGGACGATGCTAAGATTGTCGCAAAGTGGTAATTAGGCATAGATTTTCCATGACTGCCAACAAACCTCCAAAATTTTAGATTCTGGAACAATCAAACATAAATCTTAATGCTTTTggattcataaatcataaccaAAAGGTGATTTATATCTCAAATGGTTGTTTTGGAGCAAAGATAATCAAACTTTAATTGATGCATTAATTTTtaagaagttaaaaaaataaaggtggGATATTATTATGCATTAGAAACCTATGAGAAAAGAGAACTTCTACTTCGCTGACAACAAATGAAGACCTCCTAGTTAAAGGATATTTTTACAAAGGAAGTTAGACAACTAGTTAAAAGTTCCAAAAACGTTAATAAAATCTGTAAAAACTTGCCAAATGGAATGCAAAccttaaaagagagagagagatccaagCAACCAATGTTGCGTAGTGAGAAATCTTTTaactctataattttttttttttttttttttgacaataactCTAACTCTATAAATTTGTAAAGACATACACATATAAATGTAGTAAATAGTTATTTTGAGATCTTCACTAATTTTCATGAAAATCAATTTATTGAAACAATGAATCATCTTCTATTTGTATTTCTCTCTTTGCTGATAACTTTTTATTTCGGATCGACTGAAGCTAAGTGTCATAAAAACACTGTAGTTTTTCAAAATAATCTAACTCTAAGTCGTAGTATTCTCAAAGTTTACTGCAAATCTAGAAGTGATGATCTAGGCTTTCATTTCCTAAAATTTAAAGATCCTACGTACAATTTTAGTTTTCATGATCATTTCCTTCTCACAACAAGATTAAGATGTATTTTGTGGAAAGGTGCTAAGCTTGAATATCATAAAAATTTTACAGCATATGAAGGTGATGAAAGCTCTCCTCGTGGTAGATGTGGAGGTTTGTACACATGGGAGGCACGAGATGATGCTATTTACCTTTCAACAAAGGGTATAATTGAGAAGCTCATGTATAGTTGGAttaaagacaatttttttttaataattattaagagaaaatatttgttgtattattaattgttttaatatgttttattaatatttagattcaatagtttttttctaGAACACCTCTCGTCACCTCGTTTAAtattagattaaaatattttgtgtattttagttgttcaacccaaaaaaagtaaaaaacaaaagccaaaaaattcTTAATTGTCAACTTTTTGCAACTTTAGTTCTCATAACACTGCAAGTTTATCAAGTGAAATCAAaggtaaatttttaaattttgattatttcaaaaattatcaagatataattttgatataatacatatatctgttgttttcatataaatgttttattttttctctacaAATATTAAGTGCTTGGAATGAAAATTTAATTTCCAATGACgaaatatataattcaattgTATTGCAAAATATGTGAAGTTAAAATTcggtttaagaaaaaaaaatatcaaattaaatattattatcagtaaaaacttacttttatttcaaaagtccgatttttcatttgtttataaactaagtttttttcattttttataaaataagttttttcattttcttataatgttattatgattattattgattatattATTGATCCAAAATATTTGCATGATGATTGCTTTGGTGAATGAAAAAGTTGTGGTTGAGccaaaaatatactatatataaatatatttgcatCATGTAATATTGCGTTCCacgtttgcgtttgcgtttagAGTTGGCACAGGATCCaccaaataaaaccaaacaaaaccattCGGGCGGAGGATTCAATATCTCACAGTTTCACACTCACCAtttcttcattctctctctctctctctctctctatctctctttctctcgagGTGAACGGAGAGGTACGAAGGCTCCTCCTCTGCGATTAGATCTGTGTCGATACTCACGAGGTTACCTCTCACTTCCTTTTCATTGCAATGCtgatgcttcttctttgttaaACCAGGATTCGCTTGCTTCATTTTGGATATGGACGCCTCTATGATCACCACCAATTGCAAATCCATTGCGTCTCCACCCGTAAGCACCCAACGTGAATTAGAATAGTTCGTTTCTATTGAGCTTTGTTTCTCGATTTCATATATCTTCTTCAATGCTCTTGTGCATATAGCAACATTGTTCTATGATCTGTTGGTTCTTCCAAGGGTTTTTACTAATTGTATATCTTCAATTTGTTATAATGAAGTCCTTAGTCTTGGGGAAGACAGGAGTTATCAGAAGTTCACTGTGTAACTTGACGATGCCACAAAAGCTTAGCTTCCCCAGACAAAGAACTCAAACTCTAAAGGTTAGCCAGAGGAAAGCCAAGAGAGCTACTGGTGGNNNNNNNNNNNNNNNNNNNNNNNNNNNNNNNNNNNNNNNNNNNNNNNNNNNNNNNNNNNNNNNNNNNNNNNNNTTTGTTTCTCGATTTCATATATCTTCTTCAATGCTCTTGTGCATATAGCAACATTGTTCTATGATCTGTTGGTTCTTCC
It encodes the following:
- the LOC104723973 gene encoding methyl-CpG-binding domain-containing protein 2-like isoform X2, with amino-acid sequence MSQSRYENKANNIKEEGNVTPFSVEMDSRAVHGSGSASPIELMEDRGENKLVVYDSKGNDTEDEVLPIQSQPLSSRTLSLSPSIGAFTVQCASCFKWRLMPSMQKYEEIRENLLENPFFCETACEWKPNISCDVPADIYQDGTRLWAIDKPNISRPPTGWQRLLRIRGEGGTRFADVYYVAPSGKKLRSTVEVQKYLNDNPEYIREGVKLSQFSFQIPKPLQDDYVRKRPARLMESSDNTNTHVAKEDDHIALQLATPTESGLRSSHDQPSKKKKTSKLSIFGSNEELADR
- the LOC104723973 gene encoding methyl-CpG-binding domain-containing protein 2-like isoform X1 yields the protein MSQSRYENKANNIKEEGNVTPFSVEMDSRAVHGSGSASPIELMEDRGENKLVVYDSKGNDTEDEVLPIQSQPLSSRTLSLSPSIGAFTVQCASCFKWRLMPSMQKYEEIRENLLENPFFCETACEWKPNISCDVPADIYQDGTRLWAIDKPNISRPPTGWQRLLRIRGEGGTRFADVYYVAPSGKKLRSTVEVQKYLNDNPEYIREGVKLSQFSFQIPKPLQDDYVRKRPARLMESSDNTNTHVAKEANPLAWISSSDDHIALQLATPTESGLRSSHDQPSKKKKTSKLSIFGSNEELADR